From the genome of Bombus pascuorum chromosome 2, iyBomPasc1.1, whole genome shotgun sequence, one region includes:
- the LOC132916210 gene encoding receptor expression-enhancing protein 5-like: MARIAAIKQSLEKALHDESKTWAKYLGKVEKKTGVDRLYVFLSVVGFTALYLVFGIGQQLVCNIFGFIYPAYCSMKALESPKKEDDTKWLTYWVVFAIFTIVEFFADYILCWFPVYWLFKCLFYIWLMAPIERNGSLVLYNCIIRPNFLRYHHKVDALISSAQDAAVKAAANALLTEKQE, encoded by the exons ATGGCAAGAATAGCAGCCATAAAACAGTCTTTGGAAAAAGCGTTACACGATGAAAGCAAAACATGGGCAAAGTATCTAGGCAAAGTCGAAAAAAAGACAGGAGTCGATCGACTTTATGTTTTTTTAA gtGTTGTTGGATTTACAGCATTATATTTGGTGTTTGGTATTGGTCAGCAGTTAGTTTGTAATATCTTTGGATTTATATATCCTGCTTATTGTTCTATGAAAGCTTTGGAAAGTCCAAAGAAAGAGGATGATACAAAGTGGCTAACCTATTGGGTggtttttgcaatttttacaattgttgaATTTTTCGCTGATTACATTTTATGCTGGTTTCCAGTCTACTGGCTTTTTAAG TGTCTCTTTTACATTTGGCTAATGGCCCCTATTGAACGTAATGGTTCCTTAGTATTATACAACTGTATTATTAGACCAAACTTTTTAAGATATCATCACAAAGTTGATGCATTGATATCGTCTGCTCAGGATGctg cCGTTAAAGCTGCAGCAAATGCTTTGCTGACAGAAAAgcaagaataa